The DNA segment AATCCATTTTTCTTCGCCTTGTTCGCGCCGAACGCCACCATCTTTTCCGAGTTGTCCACCGCAATGACTTTCTTCGCGCGCCGCGCCAGCAACTCGCTCAACAACCCTTCGCCCGATCCCAAATCCGCCACCACCAGCGGCGGAATGATGCGCAATAGCAAATGCCCAAACGCCTGCCATGACCGCCCCGGGCCATAACTTCGGTCAAACCGTCCCGCGACCTGGTTGAAATAAACCTGCGCCTGCTCGTGCCGCAACCCGACGATGCGTTTCAGGTTGATCTGGTCCGCCTTATTTTCCGTCAATTCCTTCGCGCCACAGATCGCCAGCCGGATCACTTCCGACGCCGTGCCGTTCGCCGCCGCCAGCAATTTATAAAACGTCCGCTTCCCTTCGCGCCGCGATTGCAACAATCCCGCTTCCTGCAACAAACCCAGATGCGTCGAGATGCGCGATTGCCCCATGCGCGTGATCTCCTGCAACTCATTCACGGAAAGCTCTTCCCGCTCCAGCAGCGCGATGATGCGCAGCCGCGTCGGATCGGACAACGCCCGCAAGGCTTTTAAAGTA comes from the Verrucomicrobiia bacterium genome and includes:
- a CDS encoding metalloregulator ArsR/SmtB family transcription factor; translated protein: MTTTLKALRALSDPTRLRIIALLEREELSVNELQEITRMGQSRISTHLGLLQEAGLLQSRREGKRTFYKLLAAANGTASEVIRLAICGAKELTENKADQINLKRIVGLRHEQAQVYFNQVAGRFDRSYGPGRSWQAFGHLLLRIIPPLVVADLGSGEGLLSELLARRAKKVIAVDNSEKMVAFGANKAKKNGLKNLEFRLGDLENPPIDAHSVNLVILSQALHHASDPALTIKSAYKILKPGGQLWLLDLAKHNFEKAHELYGDRLLGFA